One window from the genome of Sphingomicrobium arenosum encodes:
- a CDS encoding DUF411 domain-containing protein: MRKTVLALTLALSATAAQAADIVMHRSEGCGCCLKWVEKMVEAGHEVEVVNETDLSAFKAKHGVPAGLSSCHTSLVDGYVVEGHVPAADIERLLAEKPDAVGIFVPGMPMGSPGMEHGDHVQPYNTLLLKKDGTYEVWASHG; the protein is encoded by the coding sequence ATGCGCAAGACCGTCCTCGCCCTGACCCTCGCCTTGTCGGCCACCGCCGCGCAGGCCGCCGACATCGTGATGCATCGCAGTGAAGGCTGCGGTTGCTGCCTCAAATGGGTCGAGAAGATGGTCGAAGCGGGCCATGAGGTCGAGGTCGTCAACGAGACCGACCTCAGCGCCTTCAAAGCCAAGCATGGCGTCCCCGCGGGTCTGTCGAGCTGTCACACCTCGCTGGTCGACGGCTATGTCGTCGAGGGCCACGTCCCTGCCGCCGACATCGAGCGGCTGCTCGCCGAAAAGCCCGATGCCGTCGGTATCTTCGTCCCCGGCATGCCGATGGGTTCGCCCGGCATGGAGCATGGCGACCATGTCCAGCCCTACAACACGCTGCTCCTCAAGAAGGACGGCACCTACGAGGTCTGGGCCAGCCACGGCTGA